AGCACCGATTCGATAGCTGAATTATCGTCTAATTCCCAGACAGTTTTAACCGTATCATCGCTCGATTTATAATGATTAAGAGGAGCTATTTTGCTAATGCGGCATTTTTCCTTAAGCGTTTCCCTAAACTGCTTGCTCAGGTTGGTCATAAGATTAAAATCATCAACACCCTGATTAAATATCCATTTATACAACTGCCGTCCCGTAAAACTTTTTTTGCCAAACCGGACTGTTAATTGTTCTATTTCCTCCAAAGAGAAATCTTTAAGGTTTATCTTTGCCTTTTCTTTCATACAATAACGATACAAAGTTGCTGTCTAAAAATCAACCATTCTCGCAATAAGAATATAAAACGTTGGTTTACAAATATCTTGCCTGCAAGGTTTTTTGTATCGCATGATTCACAAATCTTCGTATGTGCTGATATCCGTTATAGGTGGATTTTTCTGCCAGAGCTGTCGGAAGTAACTTCCGACAGCACGAAGGAAACTTTTAGCAAAGTATTCGCAGGTCGGGTTCCGACCAGCGGGAAAAACCCGACATTTCGATTCCGGTACAATTATTTGCTTGCCTGAAAATTCATAATGAATTAATGTAGCTTTCATGAAAGTTGCTTTCATCCAGATGCAGCCGGAATTCGGTATGGTCAAAAACAATATCGAAAAGGCATTGTCCATGATTGATGCCGAGCCTGCCGAGCTTTATGTTTTACCCGAACTTTTTAACAGCGGGTATGTTTTCACATCACAGGATGAGGTCAACAATCTTGCCGAAAATGTCGATGATGGATTTACACGAAAGACAATTTCGGCTTTCTCGAAGAATAAAAAAATAGCGGTAATTTATGGATTTCCCGAAAAAACCGCAGAGGGAATTTATAATTCATGCGCCTTTATCGATAGCAGCGGCAGTTTTCATCTTTACCGAAAGCTGCATCTTTATTTCGATGAAAAAAAATATTTCCTACCCGGAAATCTGCCGCTTGAGGTTTTCACTTATGAAAACGCAAAAATCGGCATGATGATATGTTTCGATTGGATATTTCCGGAAGTTGCTCGATGTCTTGCGCTTATGAATGCCGATATTATCTGCCATCCGGCTAACCTTGTTATGCCTTTCTGTCAGGAAGCAATGAAAACCCGCTCAATTGAGAATTGTGTCTTTACGGTAACCGCTAATA
The DNA window shown above is from Candidatus Zixiibacteriota bacterium and carries:
- a CDS encoding acyltransferase — translated: MKVAFIQMQPEFGMVKNNIEKALSMIDAEPAELYVLPELFNSGYVFTSQDEVNNLAENVDDGFTRKTISAFSKNKKIAVIYGFPEKTAEGIYNSCAFIDSSGSFHLYRKLHLYFDEKKYFLPGNLPLEVFTYENAKIGMMICFDWIFPEVARCLALMNADIICHPANLVMPFCQEAMKTRSIENCVFTVTANRIGEEFRGNSGLKFTGKSQITDVKGNVLYRASDNKEESFSADIMIEKARRKNINDLNNLWQDRRVEYYKCLGEI